A DNA window from Salvelinus alpinus chromosome 39, SLU_Salpinus.1, whole genome shotgun sequence contains the following coding sequences:
- the LOC139566872 gene encoding sodium/hydrogen exchanger 9B2-like isoform X2 — MMEDDQPKSKPPTPSPLLDLEHSPGASSVTNHAEFLGVNQIQVVVSRSPTPQVTEETYFIPRNPVVDAGTNTDPPVICCGRLRRACPCPPRGLLASLITKVLIALVLFGVVWSITEKECLPGGNLFGITVLFICSVTGGKLVGLIRLPKLPPFPPLLGMLLSGFLLRNIPVVTDAVYIDNRWSASLRNIALAVILARAGLGLDGSALKKLSMVCIRVGMGPCIIEACTIAIVSHFLMGLPWIWGFILGFVLGAVSPAVVVPSMLLLQKDGYGLEQGIPTLLMAAGSFDDILAITGFTTCMGMAFATGSMWYNLLRGILEVGGGMVAGVLLGLLLSYFPSKDQDNVVMKRSFLLLGMSVFAVFGSNVAGFPGSGGLCTLVLAFLASLGWRRSKVPVEDIVDIAWEVFQPLLFGLIGAEIRISELDKNTVGLGIGSLAIGLLVRILFTFVCVLCAGFNFKEKLFIALAWLPKATVQAAIGSTALDMARTKEDKELEKYGMDVLTVAVLSILLTAPVGALVIGLTGPRLLQKPKNAAWEREQSGTIIETPITYESTL, encoded by the exons TTCCTGGGTGTGAACCAGATTCAGGTGGTGGTGAGCCGGAGCCCAACCCCCCAGGTCACGGAGGAGACCTACTTTATCCCCCGTAATCCGGTGGTGGATGCGGGCACCAACACCGACCCCCCGGTCATCTGCTGTGGCAGGCTCCGCCGGGCATGCCCCTGCCCGCCCCGAGGCCTCCTGGCCTCCCTCATCACCAAGG tCCTCATTGCATTAGTGCTGTTTGGCGTGGTGTGGTCCATCACAGAGAAGGAGTGTCTGCCGGGGGGGAACCTGTTCGGCATCACCGTGCTCTTCATCTGCTccgtcaccgggggcaaactggtGGGCCTCATACGGCTTCCCAAACTGCCTCCCTTTCCCCCGCTCCTGG GTATGCTATTGTCGGGCTTCCTGCTGCGTAATATCCCCGTGGTAACGGACGCCGTGTACATCGACAACCGATGGTCCGCCTCCCTGAGGAACATTGCCCTTGCTGTCATCCTGGCCCGAGCAGGCCTGGGATTGGATGGCTCG GCTCTGAAGAAGCTGAGTATGGTGTGTATACGCGTGGGAATGGGACCCTGCATCATCGAGGCCTGCACCATCGCCATCGTCTCCCACTTCCTCATGGGCCTGCCCTGGATCTGGGGATTCATCCTAGG ATTTGTGCTGGGAGCCGTGTCCCCGGCCGTGGTGGTTCCCTCCATGCTGCTGCTGCAGAAGGATGGCTACGGCTTGGAGCAGGGCATCCCTACCCTCCTCATGGCTGCCGGCAGCTTCGACGACATCCTGGCCATCACCGGCTTCACCACCTGCATGGGCATGGCCTTCGCCACCG GCTCCATGTGGTACAACCTGCTGAGAGGTATACTGGAGGTGGGAGGGGGAATGGTAGCTGGGGTACTGCTGGGACTTCTGTTGAGCTACTTTCCCAGCAAAGACCAG GACAACGTAGTGATGAAGCGCTCATTCCTGCTGCTGGGCATGTCGGTGTTTGCCGTGTTCGGCAGCAACGTTGCCGGATTCCCCGGCTCGGGGGGCCTCTGCACCCTGGTCCTCGCCTTCCTGGCCAGCCTGGGCTGGAGAAGGTCAAAG GTCCCTGTGGAGGACATAGTGGATATTGCCTGGGAGGTGTTCCAGCCACTGCTCTTCGGCTTGATCGGGGCCGAGATCCGAATTTCAGAGCTGGACAAAAACACTGTCG GCCTGGGCATAGGCTCTCTGGCCATTGGTCTGCTGGTGCGTATTCTCTTCACCTTCGTTTGTGTGCTGTGTGCCGGCTTCAACTTCAAAGAGAAGCTCTTCATCGCTCTGGCCTGGCTACCCAAAGCCACTGTACAG GCGGCCATCGGCTCCACAGCGCTGGACATGGCCCGCACCAAGGAGGATAAGGAGCTGGAGAAGTACGGCATGGACGTGCTGACAGTGGCTGTGCTCTCCATCCTGCTCACCGCCCCCGTAGGGGCCCTGGTCATAGGACTCACAGGACCTCGCCTGCTGCAGAAACCAAAGAACGCTGCCTGGG AGCGGGAGCAAAGCGGAACTATAATCGAGACCCCAATCACCTACGAGAGTACCCTCTGA
- the LOC139566872 gene encoding sodium/hydrogen exchanger 9B2-like isoform X1: MMEDDQPKSKPPTPSPLLDLEHSPGASSVTNHAEFLGVNQIQVVVSRSPTPQVTEETYFIPRNPVVDAGTNTDPPVICCGRLRRACPCPPRGLLASLITKVLIALVLFGVVWSITEKECLPGGNLFGITVLFICSVTGGKLVGLIRLPKLPPFPPLLGMLLSGFLLRNIPVVTDAVYIDNRWSASLRNIALAVILARAGLGLDGSALKKLSMVCIRVGMGPCIIEACTIAIVSHFLMGLPWIWGFILGFVLGAVSPAVVVPSMLLLQKDGYGLEQGIPTLLMAAGSFDDILAITGFTTCMGMAFATALIEIFVQSVLDPIDDTLTLRESNLRPLLFTSAMLYQLSHRTISSMWYNLLRGILEVGGGMVAGVLLGLLLSYFPSKDQDNVVMKRSFLLLGMSVFAVFGSNVAGFPGSGGLCTLVLAFLASLGWRRSKVPVEDIVDIAWEVFQPLLFGLIGAEIRISELDKNTVGLGIGSLAIGLLVRILFTFVCVLCAGFNFKEKLFIALAWLPKATVQAAIGSTALDMARTKEDKELEKYGMDVLTVAVLSILLTAPVGALVIGLTGPRLLQKPKNAAWEREQSGTIIETPITYESTL; encoded by the exons TTCCTGGGTGTGAACCAGATTCAGGTGGTGGTGAGCCGGAGCCCAACCCCCCAGGTCACGGAGGAGACCTACTTTATCCCCCGTAATCCGGTGGTGGATGCGGGCACCAACACCGACCCCCCGGTCATCTGCTGTGGCAGGCTCCGCCGGGCATGCCCCTGCCCGCCCCGAGGCCTCCTGGCCTCCCTCATCACCAAGG tCCTCATTGCATTAGTGCTGTTTGGCGTGGTGTGGTCCATCACAGAGAAGGAGTGTCTGCCGGGGGGGAACCTGTTCGGCATCACCGTGCTCTTCATCTGCTccgtcaccgggggcaaactggtGGGCCTCATACGGCTTCCCAAACTGCCTCCCTTTCCCCCGCTCCTGG GTATGCTATTGTCGGGCTTCCTGCTGCGTAATATCCCCGTGGTAACGGACGCCGTGTACATCGACAACCGATGGTCCGCCTCCCTGAGGAACATTGCCCTTGCTGTCATCCTGGCCCGAGCAGGCCTGGGATTGGATGGCTCG GCTCTGAAGAAGCTGAGTATGGTGTGTATACGCGTGGGAATGGGACCCTGCATCATCGAGGCCTGCACCATCGCCATCGTCTCCCACTTCCTCATGGGCCTGCCCTGGATCTGGGGATTCATCCTAGG ATTTGTGCTGGGAGCCGTGTCCCCGGCCGTGGTGGTTCCCTCCATGCTGCTGCTGCAGAAGGATGGCTACGGCTTGGAGCAGGGCATCCCTACCCTCCTCATGGCTGCCGGCAGCTTCGACGACATCCTGGCCATCACCGGCTTCACCACCTGCATGGGCATGGCCTTCGCCACCG CATTAATAGAAATCTTCGTGCAATCTGTCCTGGATCCAATAGATGACACCCTCACACTTCGGGAATCGAACCTACGACCCCTGTTGtttacaagcgccatgctctaccaactgagccacaggaCCATTA GCTCCATGTGGTACAACCTGCTGAGAGGTATACTGGAGGTGGGAGGGGGAATGGTAGCTGGGGTACTGCTGGGACTTCTGTTGAGCTACTTTCCCAGCAAAGACCAG GACAACGTAGTGATGAAGCGCTCATTCCTGCTGCTGGGCATGTCGGTGTTTGCCGTGTTCGGCAGCAACGTTGCCGGATTCCCCGGCTCGGGGGGCCTCTGCACCCTGGTCCTCGCCTTCCTGGCCAGCCTGGGCTGGAGAAGGTCAAAG GTCCCTGTGGAGGACATAGTGGATATTGCCTGGGAGGTGTTCCAGCCACTGCTCTTCGGCTTGATCGGGGCCGAGATCCGAATTTCAGAGCTGGACAAAAACACTGTCG GCCTGGGCATAGGCTCTCTGGCCATTGGTCTGCTGGTGCGTATTCTCTTCACCTTCGTTTGTGTGCTGTGTGCCGGCTTCAACTTCAAAGAGAAGCTCTTCATCGCTCTGGCCTGGCTACCCAAAGCCACTGTACAG GCGGCCATCGGCTCCACAGCGCTGGACATGGCCCGCACCAAGGAGGATAAGGAGCTGGAGAAGTACGGCATGGACGTGCTGACAGTGGCTGTGCTCTCCATCCTGCTCACCGCCCCCGTAGGGGCCCTGGTCATAGGACTCACAGGACCTCGCCTGCTGCAGAAACCAAAGAACGCTGCCTGGG AGCGGGAGCAAAGCGGAACTATAATCGAGACCCCAATCACCTACGAGAGTACCCTCTGA
- the LOC139566873 gene encoding CDGSH iron-sulfur domain-containing protein 2B, protein MVLETISKIIKTQLPAYLKKFPLPETIGGFARLTVLDWLRLLPLLGILALLGYLTIRPFLPKKKKQKDSLINLKIQKENPKVVNEIDIEDLKSTNVCYCRCWRSKTFPVCDKSHIKHNELTGDNVGPLILKKKIL, encoded by the exons ATGGTTTTAGAAACTATTTCAAAGATCATAAAAACCCAGCTTCCAGCCTACCTCAAGAAGTTCCCCCTTCCCGAGACGATCGGAGGATTTGCGAGGTTAACAG TCCTTGATTGGCTCCGGTTGCTGCCTCTCCTGGGAATCTTGGCCCTGCTGGGCTACCTCACCATCCGGCCCTTCCTGcccaagaagaagaagcagaaggacAGCCTGATCAACCTGAAGATCCAGAAGGAGAACCCCAAAGTGGTTAACGAGATAGATATTGAGGACTTGAAGAGCACAAATGTCTGCTACTGCCGCTGCTGGCGCTCCAAAACG TTTCCTGTTTGTGACAAATCACACATAAAGCACAATGAGTTGACTGGAGACAACGTGGGGCCTCTCATACTCAAGAAGAAGATATTATAA